In Capsicum annuum cultivar UCD-10X-F1 chromosome 11, UCD10Xv1.1, whole genome shotgun sequence, one genomic interval encodes:
- the LOC124888814 gene encoding glycine-rich cell wall structural protein-like — MAVALVTGGCVGIGGLGDGVSGFDGDVGGLDGHGAGIDGIGGGVNGLGTGLGCGLSALGGSIGGLGGIVSGLGGMGGGLGGIDLRASSGGIAGRVVDVGESHPDNDADADARPLKKAGIYATLGDEERTELRNAKYSKKKKPVKEYTMHMFDNQDFRSMTAT; from the exons tgtcggtattggtggtcttggtgatGGTGTCAGTGGTTTTGATGGTGATGTTGGCGGTCTTGATGGTCATGGTGCGGGTATtgatggcattggtggtggtgttaatgGTCTTGGTACTGGTCTTGGTTGTGGTCTTAGTGCTCTTGGTGGtagtattggtggtcttggtggcattgttAGTGGTCTTGGTGGTATGGgaggtggtcttggtggcattg ATCTAAGAGCTTCTTCTGGGGGTATTGCTGGtagagttgttgatgttggtgaaAGCCATCCTGATAATGATGCTGATGCTGATGCta GGCCACTGAAGAAGGCGGGCATATACGCGACACTTGGCGATGAAGAGAGGACGGAGCTACGAAATGCCAAGTATTCTAAAAAGAAGAAACCTGTAAAAGAATATACCATGCATATGTTTGACAACCAAGACTTTAGGAGTATGACAGCTACGTAA